One window of Streptomyces sp. FIT100 genomic DNA carries:
- a CDS encoding lytic transglycosylase domain-containing protein — translation MSRISVRGFAVASATAVTTVGAVVGVASGTPQPSNDFEAAAADATLLADIPVGQQAQVQVASLTQQADAQAAAADAAAKKSAEEAARIQAAKDAKAKKQAAEEAAERAAEEEAERASREAARDASSFATQSSYSVAEVQAIARQMIPGDQFQCFSNIVDHESSWNYQASNPSSGAYGLVQALPGSKMASAGADWQTNPATQIKWGLNYMNDRYGSPCGAWSFWQANHWY, via the coding sequence GTGAGCCGGATCTCGGTCCGGGGATTCGCGGTGGCGTCCGCCACTGCGGTCACCACTGTCGGCGCTGTCGTGGGCGTGGCTTCGGGCACCCCGCAGCCCTCGAACGACTTCGAGGCGGCTGCCGCCGACGCGACGCTCCTCGCAGACATCCCCGTCGGACAGCAGGCCCAGGTTCAGGTCGCGTCGCTGACGCAGCAGGCCGACGCACAGGCCGCTGCCGCGGACGCGGCTGCGAAGAAGTCCGCCGAGGAGGCGGCCCGTATCCAGGCCGCCAAGGACGCCAAGGCGAAGAAGCAGGCCGCCGAGGAAGCCGCCGAGCGCGCTGCCGAGGAAGAGGCCGAGCGTGCCAGCCGCGAGGCCGCCCGCGATGCCTCCAGCTTCGCGACCCAGTCGTCCTACAGCGTCGCCGAGGTTCAGGCGATCGCCCGGCAGATGATCCCGGGCGACCAGTTCCAGTGCTTCAGCAACATCGTGGACCACGAGTCCAGCTGGAACTACCAGGCGTCGAACCCGTCGTCCGGTGCCTACGGTCTCGTCCAGGCCCTCCCGGGCTCCAAGATGGCCTCCGCGGGTGCCGACTGGCAGACCAACCCCGCCACCCAGATAAAGTGGGGCCTCAACTACATGAACGACCGCTACGGCAGCCCCTGCGGTGCCTGGTCGTTCTGGCAGGCCAACCACTGGTACTAG
- a CDS encoding AI-2E family transporter, protein MSKTPGWLGRLGAGLSRIGARWEERRAEAARNGNHYGNGNGTGYGNGTDYGNGTGYGEAEGEHGAAQPPDRVPPPPAYAPAVPSRPDPVAAIPWGMRVAAEAGWRLLVLAGTLWVLMRVISAVQLVVLAFVAALLITALLQPTVARLRRLGLPRGFATAVTAILGFVIMGLVGWFVVWQVLDNLDNLADRVKDGIDELKRWLLNSPFHVTEQQINDIAQNLQDTIGTNTQEITSAGLQGVGVMVEILTGILLAMFSTLFLLYDGKRIWQWTLKLVPAQARPGVAGAGPRAWRTLTAYVRGTVIVALIDAIFIGLGIYFLDVPLAVPLAVFIFLFAFIPLVGAVVSGALAVVVALVTQGVFTALMVLAVVLAVQQIEGHVLQPFILGRAVRVHPLAVVLAVAAGGLTAGIGGAVVAVPLVAVTNTVVGYLRAYGQGRVSRIGPAPHGATVIDVAPTPPPVAPGKGQE, encoded by the coding sequence ATGTCGAAAACGCCAGGGTGGCTCGGCCGGCTGGGTGCCGGTCTGTCCCGGATCGGGGCACGGTGGGAGGAACGCCGTGCCGAGGCCGCGCGCAACGGCAACCACTACGGGAACGGCAACGGAACCGGCTACGGCAACGGAACCGACTACGGGAACGGAACCGGCTACGGCGAGGCCGAGGGTGAGCACGGAGCCGCCCAGCCGCCCGACCGCGTGCCGCCGCCACCCGCCTACGCGCCCGCCGTCCCGTCCAGGCCCGACCCGGTCGCGGCCATTCCCTGGGGCATGAGGGTCGCGGCCGAGGCCGGCTGGAGGCTGCTCGTCCTCGCCGGCACCCTCTGGGTGCTGATGCGCGTCATCAGCGCCGTTCAGCTGGTCGTGCTCGCCTTCGTCGCCGCACTGCTCATCACCGCGCTGCTCCAGCCCACGGTGGCCCGCCTCAGGAGGCTCGGACTGCCCCGCGGGTTCGCCACCGCCGTCACCGCGATCCTCGGCTTCGTCATCATGGGACTGGTCGGCTGGTTCGTGGTGTGGCAGGTGCTGGACAACCTGGACAACCTCGCCGACCGGGTCAAGGACGGCATCGACGAGCTGAAACGCTGGCTGCTCAACAGCCCGTTCCACGTGACCGAGCAGCAGATCAACGACATCGCGCAGAACCTCCAGGACACCATCGGCACCAACACCCAGGAGATCACCTCCGCCGGACTCCAGGGCGTGGGCGTGATGGTCGAGATCCTCACCGGGATACTGCTCGCGATGTTCTCGACCCTCTTCCTGCTCTACGACGGGAAGCGGATCTGGCAGTGGACGCTGAAGCTCGTCCCCGCCCAGGCCCGGCCCGGTGTAGCGGGGGCGGGGCCGCGCGCCTGGCGGACCCTGACCGCGTATGTGCGGGGCACGGTGATCGTGGCCCTCATCGACGCCATCTTCATCGGGCTCGGCATCTACTTCCTCGACGTCCCGCTGGCCGTGCCGCTCGCCGTCTTCATCTTCCTCTTCGCCTTCATCCCCCTGGTCGGCGCCGTGGTCTCCGGGGCCCTCGCGGTCGTGGTCGCGCTCGTCACGCAAGGCGTGTTCACCGCGCTGATGGTGCTGGCCGTGGTCCTGGCCGTGCAGCAGATCGAGGGCCACGTCCTCCAGCCGTTCATCCTCGGCCGCGCGGTGCGGGTCCATCCGCTCGCCGTCGTCCTCGCGGTCGCCGCGGGCGGTCTGACGGCCGGTATCGGCGGCGCGGTGGTGGCGGTGCCGCTGGTGGCGGTGACCAACACGGTCGTCGGCTATCTCCGCGCGTACGGGCAGGGCCGCGTGAGCCGCATCGGGCCGGCGCCGCACGGGGCGACGGTGATCGACGTGGCGCCTACTCCACCGCCGGTTGCTCCGGGGAAGGGTCAGGAGTAG
- a CDS encoding Uma2 family endonuclease codes for MSAAAVEHTPYDPCDDEPPTLLETANELMEQHPGYRVEIIGGVITVAPPADGPHARALTKLMRPFITAGLDDAETEVLQAIGLWLPTGPEDYAIPDLVVVDADFDDHLIENNCYDPACFRLVLEVTSSNYNSDLKNKVAAYADAAIPVYVIVDRRNDRIHLLTDPLPGEAKYENHTLHARGHQVTLPDSIGAKVTLDVTELLRAGERKPRAAATPDPSPEQPAVE; via the coding sequence ATGTCCGCCGCAGCAGTCGAGCACACGCCTTACGACCCTTGCGACGACGAGCCGCCGACCCTGCTCGAAACAGCCAACGAGCTGATGGAGCAGCACCCCGGCTACCGCGTCGAGATCATCGGAGGCGTTATCACCGTGGCCCCACCTGCGGACGGCCCTCACGCCCGGGCACTGACCAAGCTCATGCGCCCCTTCATCACGGCCGGCCTGGACGACGCGGAGACCGAAGTCCTCCAGGCCATCGGGCTGTGGCTGCCTACAGGGCCCGAGGACTACGCGATCCCCGACCTCGTCGTGGTGGACGCCGATTTCGACGACCATCTCATCGAGAACAACTGCTACGACCCGGCCTGCTTCCGCCTCGTTCTGGAAGTCACGTCCAGCAACTACAACAGCGACCTCAAGAACAAGGTCGCCGCGTACGCGGACGCAGCCATCCCGGTCTACGTGATCGTCGACCGCAGGAACGACCGGATCCACCTGCTGACGGACCCCCTGCCCGGCGAGGCCAAGTACGAGAACCACACGCTCCACGCCCGGGGCCACCAGGTCACCCTGCCGGACTCGATCGGCGCCAAGGTCACCCTTGATGTCACCGAGCTTCTGCGAGCAGGCGAGCGCAAGCCCCGGGCGGCCGCTACTCCTGACCCTTCCCCGGAGCAACCGGCGGTGGAGTAG
- a CDS encoding PQQ-binding-like beta-propeller repeat protein: MTHIRTAAGLTLALLFLVLGIGAQPAFAHVSREHAELVVATGDDVTSGRLIVHHDVVTPEQAGAWAAGLLGAGCPVTGSGVPGDNGGVPGGVVVELAWSCHVDALDLGPLMDKGGLTQVVVEFDGTAADATAATPLVDADGVHAPPAFPWTTVLAVALGTAAAAALLIAARRLRRSTRRFQAAAAGALALSFLAPQAAVADEATEPAATATVEGTVFKDANGNGKRDRGERPMPGVDVTDGAAWTTTGPDGSYRLAIDPTRRETDLVSIVSPDGYTPALRKDWVPQFFRKVSETGGTGVDFALVPDRNAADPTEKWVMNSDPEVGNRTDDEARRILPQWTGQVRAMSEVDGATMQIATGDLTVTDYAAEPRRQGGYDLFSKGLEEGRLGHPFYPVMGNHDFGGTAASQGYAGSMEYYRRNLGPEWYSFDRNGRHIVVLEDNYDAGGLKPQLEWLRQDLARHAVGKQVFVFAHRSLFTQWGPGAGMQPTIDELAKYDVRMVAAGHNQQAEFRRGAFQRSVEINNQGTYGIDGARPDYKVLDFGGITDDPRTHRNEDTGHVTGIHRQFDIDDDAALVSPADGSVHGRRAGVPVEVYAEDDGRTPAKATLTVRDSRGHVVEREDVRFGKGAARPGIENCYTPPGGKPEPCPEPRGAWTRASGTLDGLRPGTYTAESVAYDTRGVKFPVVRNTFRVVDDSALGRPRTGQDWLRQGGDEAGRSASGDEPGALLDLKWARHTGEQFNLNGSVVADGKLIVSSRAFDSPYSMMLAYDIASGRELWRTYLDGDAESAPTLHGGKVYLTTGVGRIYALDAATGRIAWQSIDREETHGDTVRRYGRAGGPVSVFSLTGGDRKVAVYQDAYTVRCRDAETGGMLPGGFGASFSWGQAHSTAVREPGSNTAYLHSMSSNTVIAMDLATCTQLWVKDTAGDIDSHSSPALTDPATGQAPQLVTHTAYGTRGHDPKTGTVVWESKLGGGSTCEPGRAPLTGPAVWGTTAYVAGRDGVVRAYDTASADPSKPVWETKAGYLAGESPLDDKWRAAAGCSVGDGSPTMHPLVTKDRVYVGTWDGRLLVLDRATGRQTAAYNLGAGVASALSVSGDWVFALTDDGTVHALAARRK; this comes from the coding sequence ATGACACACATACGCACAGCAGCCGGGCTCACCCTCGCGCTGCTGTTCCTCGTGCTGGGCATCGGCGCCCAGCCCGCGTTCGCGCACGTCTCGCGCGAGCACGCCGAACTCGTGGTCGCGACCGGTGACGACGTCACCAGCGGCCGGCTCATCGTGCACCACGACGTGGTCACCCCCGAGCAGGCCGGGGCCTGGGCGGCCGGGCTGCTCGGGGCCGGGTGCCCGGTGACCGGTTCGGGCGTGCCCGGCGACAACGGCGGAGTGCCCGGCGGCGTCGTCGTCGAGCTGGCCTGGAGCTGCCACGTCGACGCGCTCGACCTCGGCCCGCTCATGGACAAGGGCGGACTGACCCAGGTCGTCGTCGAGTTCGACGGCACGGCGGCCGACGCCACCGCGGCCACCCCGCTCGTCGACGCCGACGGCGTCCACGCGCCGCCGGCGTTCCCCTGGACCACCGTTCTCGCCGTGGCGCTCGGCACGGCGGCGGCCGCCGCACTGCTGATCGCGGCCCGCCGCCTGCGCCGCTCCACGCGGCGGTTCCAGGCCGCGGCCGCGGGCGCCCTCGCCCTGTCCTTCCTCGCACCCCAGGCAGCCGTGGCCGACGAGGCCACCGAGCCCGCCGCCACCGCCACCGTCGAGGGCACCGTCTTCAAGGACGCCAACGGCAATGGAAAGCGGGACCGCGGCGAGCGGCCCATGCCCGGCGTCGACGTCACCGACGGCGCCGCGTGGACCACGACCGGCCCGGACGGCTCCTACCGGCTGGCGATCGACCCGACGCGGCGCGAGACCGACCTCGTCAGCATCGTCTCGCCCGACGGCTACACGCCCGCCCTGCGCAAGGACTGGGTCCCGCAGTTCTTCCGCAAGGTCTCCGAAACCGGCGGCACGGGCGTCGACTTCGCGCTCGTCCCCGACCGCAACGCCGCCGACCCCACCGAGAAGTGGGTCATGAACTCCGACCCCGAGGTCGGCAACCGCACCGACGACGAGGCCCGCCGCATCCTGCCCCAGTGGACCGGCCAGGTCCGGGCGATGTCCGAGGTCGACGGCGCGACGATGCAGATCGCCACCGGCGACCTCACCGTCACGGACTACGCGGCCGAGCCGCGCCGCCAGGGCGGCTACGACCTGTTCAGCAAGGGCCTGGAGGAGGGCCGCCTCGGCCACCCCTTCTACCCGGTGATGGGCAACCACGACTTCGGCGGCACGGCGGCCTCCCAGGGCTACGCCGGCAGCATGGAGTACTACCGCCGCAACCTCGGCCCCGAGTGGTACAGCTTCGACCGCAACGGCCGCCACATCGTCGTCCTGGAGGACAACTACGACGCCGGCGGGCTGAAGCCGCAGCTGGAGTGGCTCCGCCAGGACCTCGCCCGGCACGCCGTCGGCAAGCAGGTCTTCGTCTTCGCGCACCGCTCGCTGTTCACCCAGTGGGGTCCGGGCGCGGGTATGCAGCCCACCATCGACGAACTCGCCAAGTACGACGTCCGGATGGTCGCCGCCGGCCACAACCAGCAGGCGGAGTTCCGCCGTGGCGCCTTCCAGCGGTCCGTCGAGATCAACAACCAGGGCACGTACGGCATCGACGGCGCCCGCCCCGACTACAAGGTCCTCGACTTCGGCGGCATCACCGACGATCCGCGCACGCACCGCAACGAGGACACCGGCCATGTGACCGGCATCCACCGGCAGTTCGACATCGACGACGACGCGGCACTGGTGAGCCCGGCGGACGGCAGCGTGCACGGCCGCAGGGCCGGCGTGCCCGTCGAGGTCTACGCGGAGGACGACGGCCGTACGCCTGCCAAGGCGACCCTGACCGTCCGCGACAGCCGCGGACACGTCGTGGAGCGCGAGGACGTCCGCTTCGGTAAGGGCGCCGCCAGGCCCGGCATCGAGAACTGCTACACCCCGCCCGGCGGCAAGCCCGAGCCCTGCCCCGAGCCGCGCGGCGCTTGGACCCGGGCGAGCGGCACCCTGGACGGGCTGCGGCCCGGCACGTACACCGCCGAATCGGTCGCGTACGACACCCGGGGCGTGAAGTTCCCGGTCGTCAGGAACACCTTCCGGGTCGTGGACGACTCCGCGCTCGGCAGGCCGAGGACCGGTCAGGACTGGCTGCGGCAGGGCGGCGACGAGGCCGGCAGGTCCGCGAGCGGCGACGAGCCCGGCGCGCTGCTCGACCTCAAGTGGGCCCGCCACACCGGCGAGCAGTTCAACCTCAACGGCTCGGTGGTCGCGGACGGAAAGCTCATCGTCTCCTCGCGCGCCTTCGACTCGCCGTACAGCATGATGCTCGCCTACGACATCGCCTCCGGGCGTGAGCTGTGGCGTACGTACCTGGACGGCGACGCCGAGTCGGCGCCGACGCTCCACGGCGGCAAGGTCTATCTGACGACCGGCGTCGGCCGGATCTACGCCCTGGACGCGGCCACCGGCCGTATCGCCTGGCAGTCGATCGACCGCGAGGAGACCCACGGGGACACCGTGCGCCGCTACGGACGTGCGGGCGGACCGGTCAGCGTCTTCTCATTGACCGGGGGCGACCGGAAGGTCGCCGTCTACCAGGATGCGTACACGGTCCGCTGTCGCGACGCCGAGACCGGCGGGATGCTGCCCGGCGGCTTCGGGGCGTCCTTCTCGTGGGGCCAGGCGCACAGCACGGCCGTGCGCGAGCCCGGCTCCAACACCGCGTACCTGCACTCCATGTCGAGCAACACCGTCATCGCCATGGACCTCGCGACCTGCACCCAGCTGTGGGTGAAGGACACCGCGGGCGACATCGACAGCCACTCGTCCCCGGCGCTCACCGACCCGGCCACGGGCCAGGCACCGCAGCTGGTGACGCACACGGCGTACGGCACCCGCGGTCACGACCCCAAGACGGGCACCGTGGTCTGGGAGTCCAAGCTCGGCGGCGGCAGCACCTGCGAGCCGGGGCGCGCCCCGCTCACCGGCCCGGCCGTGTGGGGCACCACCGCCTATGTCGCGGGCCGTGACGGTGTCGTACGCGCCTACGACACGGCGTCCGCCGACCCGTCGAAGCCGGTGTGGGAGACCAAGGCCGGATACCTTGCGGGCGAGAGCCCGTTGGACGACAAGTGGCGGGCCGCAGCGGGCTGTTCGGTCGGGGACGGTTCCCCGACGATGCACCCGCTGGTGACGAAGGACCGGGTGTACGTCGGGACCTGGGACGGCCGGCTGCTCGTCCTGGACCGGGCGACCGGCAGGCAGACCGCCGCGTACAACCTCGGCGCGGGGGTGGCCTCGGCCCTCTCCGTCAGCGGTGACTGGGTCTTCGCCCTCACGGACGACGGCACGGTCCACGCGCTGGCCGCGCGCCGGAAGTAG
- a CDS encoding alkyl hydroperoxide reductase, which yields MALDELKSALPDYAKDLKLNLGSVIGNSELPQQQLWGTVLACAIASRSPIVLRELEPEAKANLSAEAYTAAKSAAAIMAMNNVFYRTRHLLSDPEYGTLRAGLRMNVIGNPGVEKTDFELWSLAVSAINGCGQCLDSHEQVLRKAGVERDVIQEAFKIASVIQAVGTTLEAEAVLAG from the coding sequence ATGGCCCTCGATGAGCTGAAGTCCGCGCTGCCGGACTACGCCAAGGACCTGAAGCTGAACCTCGGTTCGGTGATCGGCAACAGCGAACTGCCGCAGCAGCAGCTGTGGGGCACGGTCCTCGCCTGCGCGATCGCCTCGCGCTCGCCGATCGTGCTGCGCGAGCTGGAGCCCGAGGCCAAGGCGAACCTCTCGGCCGAGGCGTACACCGCCGCCAAGTCCGCCGCAGCGATCATGGCGATGAACAACGTCTTCTACCGGACCCGGCACCTGCTGTCGGACCCGGAGTACGGGACGCTGCGCGCGGGCCTGCGGATGAACGTCATCGGCAACCCGGGCGTCGAGAAGACCGACTTCGAGCTGTGGTCGCTCGCGGTCTCCGCGATCAACGGCTGCGGCCAGTGCCTCGACTCGCACGAGCAGGTCCTGCGCAAGGCGGGCGTCGAGCGCGATGTCATCCAGGAAGCCTTCAAGATCGCTTCGGTGATCCAGGCGGTCGGCACGACGCTTGAGGCCGAGGCCGTTCTGGCCGGCTGA
- a CDS encoding peroxiredoxin produces the protein MLTVGDQFPTFELTACVSLESGKEFEQITHKSYEGKWKVVFAWPKDFTFVCPTEIAAFGKLNDEFADRDAQILGFSGDSEFVHHAWRKDHDDLRDLPFPMLADSKHELMRDLGIEGEDGFAQRAVFIVDPNNEIQFTMVTAGSVGRNPKEVLRVLDALQTDELCPCNWTKGENTLDAVKLLAGE, from the coding sequence GTGCTCACTGTCGGTGACCAGTTCCCCACGTTCGAGCTGACCGCCTGCGTCTCGCTGGAGAGCGGCAAGGAGTTCGAGCAGATCACCCACAAGTCCTACGAGGGCAAGTGGAAGGTGGTCTTCGCGTGGCCCAAGGACTTCACCTTCGTCTGCCCCACCGAGATCGCCGCGTTCGGCAAGCTGAACGACGAGTTCGCCGACCGCGACGCCCAGATCCTCGGCTTCTCCGGCGACTCCGAGTTCGTCCACCACGCCTGGCGCAAGGACCACGACGACCTTCGTGACCTGCCCTTCCCGATGCTGGCCGACTCCAAGCACGAGCTCATGCGCGACCTCGGCATCGAGGGCGAGGACGGCTTCGCCCAGCGCGCCGTCTTCATCGTGGACCCGAACAACGAGATCCAGTTCACGATGGTGACCGCCGGCTCCGTCGGCCGTAACCCCAAGGAGGTCCTGCGGGTCCTCGACGCCCTGCAGACCGACGAGCTGTGCCCCTGCAACTGGACCAAGGGCGAGAACACCCTCGACGCGGTCAAGCTGCTGGCCGGTGAGTGA
- a CDS encoding hydrogen peroxide-inducible genes activator, whose product MNTVNTVTRGKQTGRQSGKQPSLAQLRAFAAVAEHLHFRDAAAAIGMSQPALSGAVSALEEALGVQLLERTTRKVLLSPAGERLAVRAKAVLDAVGELMEEAEAVRAPFTGVLRLGVIPTVAPYLLPSVLRLVHERYPELDLQVHEEQTSSLLEGLSGGRLDLLLLAVPLGVPGVTELPLFDEDFVLVTPEEHWLGDRQDVPREALKELPLLLLDEGHCLRDQALDICREAGRTEGAPVTTTAAGLSTLVQLVAGGLGVTLLPRTAVAVETGRDPALTTAYFADPAPVRRVALAMRAGAARQDEFEEFASALRGALRGLPVRLAG is encoded by the coding sequence ATGAATACGGTGAATACGGTGACCCGGGGCAAGCAGACCGGCCGGCAATCCGGTAAACAGCCCAGCCTGGCGCAGCTGCGCGCCTTCGCTGCCGTGGCCGAGCATCTGCACTTCCGGGACGCCGCGGCCGCCATCGGGATGAGCCAGCCCGCGCTCTCCGGGGCCGTGTCGGCGCTGGAGGAGGCACTGGGTGTCCAGCTGCTGGAGCGTACGACGCGGAAGGTGCTGCTGTCGCCCGCCGGGGAACGGCTCGCGGTCCGGGCCAAGGCCGTCCTCGACGCGGTGGGCGAGCTGATGGAGGAGGCCGAGGCGGTGCGGGCGCCGTTCACCGGGGTGCTGCGGCTGGGGGTGATCCCGACCGTGGCGCCGTACCTGCTGCCGAGCGTGCTGCGGCTGGTCCACGAGCGGTACCCCGAACTCGACCTCCAGGTCCACGAGGAGCAGACCTCCTCCCTGCTGGAGGGGCTGTCCGGGGGGCGGCTCGACCTGCTGCTGCTCGCGGTGCCGCTGGGGGTGCCCGGGGTGACCGAACTGCCGCTGTTCGACGAGGACTTCGTCCTCGTCACACCGGAGGAGCACTGGCTCGGGGACCGCCAGGACGTTCCGCGCGAGGCGCTGAAGGAGCTCCCGCTGCTGCTGCTCGACGAGGGGCACTGTCTGCGCGACCAGGCCCTCGACATCTGCCGCGAGGCGGGCCGTACGGAGGGCGCCCCGGTCACCACGACGGCGGCCGGCCTGTCCACGCTGGTCCAGCTGGTGGCGGGCGGGCTCGGGGTGACGCTGCTGCCGCGAACGGCGGTCGCGGTCGAGACGGGCCGCGATCCGGCCCTGACGACGGCCTACTTCGCCGACCCGGCCCCCGTGCGCCGCGTCGCCCTGGCCATGCGCGCGGGCGCGGCCCGCCAGGACGAGTTCGAGGAGTTCGCATCGGCGCTACGGGGTGCGCTGCGGGGCTTGCCGGTACGGCTGGCAGGCTGA
- a CDS encoding FtsX-like permease family protein: protein MTARTWIRDLLMGARFAVSGGREGWTRTLLTGVGVGLGVALLLVTTAIPSALAARDARGDARSTHTAPTAEKPGRDTLLIDLADTQFRDKEIYGRRVLPEGPDAPVPPGLSRFPAPGEMAVSPALDALLKSPAGALLRERLPGKVTAIIGDEGLVGPRELAYYETNEALKGSGTTPRITGFDNSAKPEALDPVLTLLIVLVFVALLMPVAVFIAAAVRFGGERRDRRLAALRLVGADGRMVRRIAAGEALAGSTAGLVLGAGFFLAARELAAGVDLYRLSVFPGDLAPTPWLAVLVALAVPAAAVGVTLFALRGVVIEPLGVVRTARPARRRIWWRLLVPLAGLAALFPMIGQGRNAGEFSQWRVISGVVLILVGITALLPWLVETVVARLGGGSVSWQLAARRLQLSSGAAARLVNGIAVAVAGAIALQMLFSGVEGDYTRVTGQDPARASFSAIIPGGSASAGRAEAIARQIGAAKGVARTTMLAMTDVAAEAPDPGKATTLTIGSCAALREVAHLPSCTDGDTFVLRGGYDDAGTQAIAKPGRKLYTGNIYNDGGSAAVAWTLPANAKEAESRPDPSGTERSGILATPGAAPKGLGTNRFASIYVQTDPSVPDAIEHARTAVVRADPLLTVAQLRSSEQSGRFASIRTGLFVGATCVLLLIGASLLVSQLEQLRERKKLLSALVAFGTRRSTLSLSVLWQTAIPIALGLALSTAVGLGLGAVLLKMADVPVGVDWVPVAAMAGIGAGVVLVVTLLSLPPLWRLMRPEGLRTE, encoded by the coding sequence GTGACCGCTCGTACCTGGATCCGCGATCTCCTCATGGGCGCCAGGTTCGCGGTGAGCGGCGGCCGTGAGGGCTGGACCCGTACGCTCCTCACGGGCGTCGGGGTCGGCCTGGGCGTGGCGCTGCTGCTCGTCACGACCGCGATCCCGAGCGCGCTCGCCGCGCGCGACGCCCGCGGGGACGCACGGAGCACGCACACCGCGCCCACCGCCGAGAAGCCCGGGCGCGACACCCTGCTCATCGACCTGGCCGACACGCAGTTCCGCGACAAGGAGATCTACGGCCGACGGGTCCTGCCCGAGGGCCCTGACGCACCGGTCCCGCCGGGCCTGTCCCGCTTCCCCGCCCCCGGCGAGATGGCCGTCTCGCCCGCGCTCGACGCCCTGCTGAAGTCCCCGGCAGGCGCCCTGCTGCGCGAGCGCCTGCCGGGGAAGGTCACCGCGATCATCGGCGACGAGGGGCTGGTCGGCCCCCGCGAACTCGCCTATTACGAGACCAACGAGGCCCTCAAGGGCAGCGGAACGACACCGCGGATCACCGGCTTCGACAACTCCGCGAAGCCGGAGGCCCTCGACCCCGTACTCACCCTCCTCATCGTGCTGGTCTTCGTGGCCCTGCTGATGCCCGTCGCCGTCTTCATCGCGGCCGCCGTCCGCTTCGGCGGCGAGCGCCGCGACCGGCGGCTGGCGGCGCTGCGGCTGGTCGGCGCCGACGGCCGGATGGTGCGGCGCATCGCGGCGGGCGAGGCCCTGGCCGGTTCCACGGCCGGGCTGGTGCTGGGCGCCGGGTTCTTCCTGGCGGCGCGCGAGCTGGCCGCCGGGGTCGATCTGTACCGCCTGAGCGTCTTCCCCGGTGATCTCGCCCCGACGCCGTGGCTGGCCGTGCTCGTCGCCCTCGCCGTGCCGGCCGCGGCGGTCGGCGTGACGCTGTTCGCGCTGCGCGGCGTGGTGATCGAGCCGCTCGGTGTCGTCCGTACGGCGAGGCCCGCGCGGCGCCGGATCTGGTGGCGGCTGCTGGTGCCGCTCGCCGGACTCGCCGCGCTCTTCCCGATGATCGGGCAGGGCAGGAACGCGGGCGAGTTCAGCCAGTGGCGGGTGATCAGCGGTGTCGTCCTCATCCTGGTCGGCATCACGGCGCTGCTGCCGTGGCTGGTCGAGACGGTCGTCGCCCGGCTCGGCGGCGGCTCGGTCTCCTGGCAACTGGCCGCCCGACGGCTCCAGTTGAGCAGCGGAGCCGCGGCCCGGCTGGTCAACGGCATCGCCGTGGCGGTGGCCGGGGCGATCGCGCTGCAGATGCTGTTCTCGGGCGTGGAAGGGGACTACACCAGGGTGACCGGGCAGGACCCGGCCCGGGCGTCGTTCTCCGCGATCATCCCGGGCGGCAGCGCGTCCGCCGGACGGGCCGAGGCGATCGCCCGGCAGATCGGCGCGGCCAAGGGTGTCGCCAGGACGACAATGCTGGCGATGACCGACGTCGCCGCCGAGGCGCCCGACCCCGGCAAGGCGACCACGCTCACCATCGGCAGCTGCGCCGCCCTTCGCGAGGTCGCACACCTGCCCTCCTGCACCGACGGCGACACCTTCGTCCTGCGCGGCGGATACGACGACGCCGGCACGCAGGCGATCGCGAAGCCCGGCCGGAAGCTGTACACCGGCAACATCTACAACGACGGCGGCTCGGCGGCGGTCGCGTGGACCCTGCCCGCGAACGCCAAGGAGGCCGAGAGCCGCCCCGACCCCAGCGGTACGGAGCGCAGCGGCATCCTCGCCACGCCGGGCGCGGCGCCCAAGGGCCTCGGCACGAACCGGTTCGCGTCGATCTACGTCCAGACCGACCCGTCCGTGCCGGACGCGATCGAGCACGCGCGTACGGCCGTGGTCCGCGCCGACCCGCTGCTGACCGTGGCCCAGCTCCGGTCGTCCGAGCAGTCCGGACGCTTCGCGTCGATCCGTACCGGGCTGTTCGTCGGAGCGACGTGCGTGCTGCTGCTGATCGGTGCGAGTCTGCTCGTCTCGCAGCTGGAGCAGCTGCGAGAGCGCAAGAAGCTGCTCTCCGCCCTCGTCGCATTCGGCACGCGCCGCTCGACCCTGAGCCTGTCGGTGCTCTGGCAGACGGCCATCCCGATCGCCCTCGGCCTGGCCCTGTCCACGGCGGTCGGCCTGGGCCTGGGCGCGGTCCTGCTGAAGATGGCGGACGTTCCGGTGGGGGTCGACTGGGTGCCGGTCGCGGCGATGGCCGGGATCGGGGCAGGGGTGGTCCTGGTGGTGACCCTGCTGAGCCTCCCGCCGCTGTGGCGCCTGATGCGCCCGGAGGGTCTGCGTACGGAGTAA